Proteins from one Triticum aestivum cultivar Chinese Spring chromosome 7A, IWGSC CS RefSeq v2.1, whole genome shotgun sequence genomic window:
- the LOC780646 gene encoding MADS-box transcription factor 5: MGRGKVELKRIDNKISRQVTFAKRRNGLLKKAYELSVLCDAEVALIIFSTRGRLFEFSTSSCMYKTLERYRSCNFNSEATATPETEQSNYQEYLKLKTRVEFLQTTQRNHLGEDLGPLNMKELEQLENQIEISLKHIRATKSQQSLDQLFELKRKEQQLQDVNKDLRKKIQETSVENVLQMSCQDVGPSGSSGHANQANQQEYFHHDCDPSLHIGYQRNFLDQLNKE, encoded by the exons ATGGGGCGCGGCAAGGTGGAGCTGAAGCGGATCGACAACAAGATCAGCCGGCAGGTGACGTTCGCCAAGCGCCGCAACGGGCTGCTCAAGAAGGCGTACGAGCTGTCGGTGCTCTGCGACGCCGAGGTCGCGCTCATCATCTTCTCCACCCGCGGCCGCCTCTTCGAGTTCTCCACATCCTCATG CATGTACAAGACACTAGAGCGGTACCGCAGCTGCAACTTCAACTCCGAGGCAACTGCAACTCCGGAGACTGAACAA AGCAATTACCAGGAGTACTTGAAGCTGAAGACAAGAGTTGAGTTCCTACAGACAACTCAGAG AAATCATCTTGGCGAGGACTTGGGCCCACTTAACATGAAGGAACTTGAGCAGCTTGAGAACCAAATTGAGATATCTCTCAAACATATCAGGGCGACAAAG AGCCAACAGTCACTTGATCAGCTCTTTGAGCTCAAGCGCAAG GAACAACAACTGCAAGATGTTAATAAAGACTTACGGAAGAAG ATACAAGAAACTAGTGTGGAAAATGTGCTGCAAATGTCTTGCCAGGATGTTGGACCTAGTGGGTCTAGTGGCCATGCTAATCAAGCTAATCAACAGGAGTATTTTCATCATGATTGTGACCCTTCCCTGCATATAGG GTATCAACGAAATTTCCTGGATCAGTTGAACAAAGAATGA